The region GGATGGATCGTACAAATGATATTTTGCAAAGGCACGCAGAAAAGTCTCCTGGGTAATATCATCGGCCAGCACCCGCTGCTTGGTCATCATAAGGGCAATCCCATAAATATAAGCGGAGTGTGCTTCAAACATGTCCTTGGCCTGCTGCTCTGTAATGGGATAATTCTTCAACGCTCGCTTCCCCCCTTTCTCTACTTGGTATACGCTTTGACCCGGGCGATCCGTTCGCTTTACGTTTCAGAAACTTGTCAGGCGGTTATGGATGAGGAGAGCTTGACCTAATCTGCTAGAAGAAGGAGACTGTAACCTATGTCTGATCATAAAAGAGTGATTCTTGAACCTGCAGCTCAGAAATTCGCCGATGATAATGCCAAGCCTCCCTTCCTGCCCGATCTGGGTCCGGAAAAAGGCCGCGAAACGGTCAACACCGTCCAGGCTGGCGATATCGAAAAACCCGAGGCAGATCTTCAGGATCTGACCGTAGCCGGCGGCCCCGGCGGTGAAGTGAAGGTCCGCATTGTCCGTCCGGTAGGCACCTCCGGCACTTCCTTGCCGGTCATTCTCTACATTCATGGAGCAGGCTGGGTTTTCGGCAACAGTCACACGCATGACCGGCTCATCCGCGAGCTGACTGTGGGTACAGGCGCTGCCGTGGTATTTCCAGAATACAGCCTGTCCCCGGAAGCCAAATATCCTACGGCCATTGAAGAAATCTATGCGGTACTGGAATGGATCGCCAGTGAGGGCTCCACGTATGGACTCGACGCCTCCAGGCTGAGTGTCGCTGGGGACAGTGTCGGCGGTAACATGACTGCTGCCATCACCCTAATGGCCAAAGAACGCAGTGGTCCGGCCATCTCCAAGCAATTGCTTTTCTATCCGGTTACAGATGCTTCCTTCGATACCGAATCGTATCATCAGTTCGCAGAAGGATATTTCCTCCAGCGCGAAGGCATGAAATGGTTCTGGGATCAATATACCACCGATCCTGAGGAGCGGGCACAGATTACGGCCTCTCCGCTGCGCGCCAGTCTGGACCAGCTTAGCGGTCTGCCGGAAGCCCTGATTATCACCGGTGAAGCCGATGTGCTTCGTGATGAAGGAGAGGCCTATGCGAATAAGCTTCGCGAAGCAGGCGTTCCCGTTACGGCTGTGCGCTTCCAGGGCATTATCCACGATTTCGTGATGCTCAACGCGCTGGCAGACACTAAGGCTAACCAAGGAGCTTTGCTGCTGGCAACGGCTTGGTTGAAGCACTAAGTCCCTGGAATATAACTATGTAAAAATAATACAAGCCCGTACCGGTGAATTCCAGTGCGGGCTTGCTTACATATATGAGGTTGCCAGAACCGGCAGCAGTGCGGTTTAGACTACCTACCTCAAACCAACCTGCGGTCCATCTATTTCCGCTGGGAATAGAACTCCGCTGCTTTGATCAGCATATCCTTCAGTGAACCGAAGGAAGTAGTCTTCGCTACATGCTCATCAAGCTGATCCGACGGGAGCGATTTTATCTCCTCTGCTGATCCGGCAGAGAACCCCCCTTTTTGCAGCAGATCCTTCAAGGACTCGAACGGAGTGAACTTTTGCAGAAAAGAACTAGATAGCAGTTGCTCCAGCGGCAGCTTCTGCAGCAGTTGCTCGACAGGCAGCTTGTCTAGCGGTAATTTCTGCAGCAGCTCGTAGGCACGGCCTTCTTTGAGGGAACCGACTACTCCTTGTATTTTATCGCCTAATCCTCCAATGTTAAATCCCATAAGGTCAACCTCCTGAAAATCTGTAGTTGATCCTTATTACCCCGAATTCAGATCAGCGAATTACATTGGTTGACATAATGTTGATTATGTTACTCAGTAGCACTTCTCACATCCTCATCTCCCCGAACGCAGAAACTTCCCGATCCTCCGGGCAGCTTCCAGCAGACGTTCTTCCTCCTCTACCAGTGCAATTCGCACATCCCCTTCCCCCTGGCTGCCAAAAGCATCTCCCGGAATGACCGCTACACCGGTTCTCAGCAGCAGGTCATGCGCGAAGCGGCGCGAACTTCCGGCTTCACCCCTACTCCCATAGGCATCCGGCAGCCTCGCCCAAATAAACATAGTAGCTTCCGGCGAGGGCACCGCCCACCCTTCAAGATGCAGCGCCTCTACCACAAGATTCCGCCGCCGCTCATACAGCTCAGCCACCCCTTGGTCCGGCCCGGAGTTCATCGCTTGCTCCAGCGCCACAACCGCCGCTTCTTGAATCGGCTCGAAGACGCCGTAATCGACATTGCTTTTCAGCTCCCGCAGCGCCCCGACGGCCTGAGCATTGCCCGTCATGAAGCCGATGCGGCATCCGGCCATGTTGAAGCTTTTGGAGAAGGAATGAAATTCAACGGCGGTGTCCCGCGCCCCAGGTACCTGGAGAATGCTGATCGGCCGGTACCCATCGAAGCCCATCTCTGAATACGCCAGATCATGCACGACCAGCACCTCCCACTTACGGGCAAGCTCCACGAGCCGCTCCATATAAGCCAGATCCACAGTAACCGAAATCGGATTGCCGGGAAAGCTGAGCAGGATAAAAGATGCTTCGCGCCAGACCTCATCAGGAATACTCTCCAGATCCGGCCGGAAAGCATTCTCCTCTAGGAGCGGCAGCGGCCAAGACCTAACCCCTGCTATTGCGAGCGCCCCTGAATAAATGGGATAACCGGGGTCCGGCACAATCGCCAGAT is a window of Paenibacillus sp. FSL H3-0469 DNA encoding:
- a CDS encoding alpha/beta hydrolase; translated protein: MSDHKRVILEPAAQKFADDNAKPPFLPDLGPEKGRETVNTVQAGDIEKPEADLQDLTVAGGPGGEVKVRIVRPVGTSGTSLPVILYIHGAGWVFGNSHTHDRLIRELTVGTGAAVVFPEYSLSPEAKYPTAIEEIYAVLEWIASEGSTYGLDASRLSVAGDSVGGNMTAAITLMAKERSGPAISKQLLFYPVTDASFDTESYHQFAEGYFLQREGMKWFWDQYTTDPEERAQITASPLRASLDQLSGLPEALIITGEADVLRDEGEAYANKLREAGVPVTAVRFQGIIHDFVMLNALADTKANQGALLLATAWLKH
- a CDS encoding aminotransferase class I/II-fold pyridoxal phosphate-dependent enzyme; protein product: MIHSSKQHKWRSDKLSHLGSSIFAEVAVWKLEARQAGLNIIDLGIGSPDRAPLPEIRQALSDAVLREDSYAYPSSKGSAALRNQAARWMQWRFGAEVDPEEEIVSLMGSQDGLAHLALAICNPGDLAIVPDPGYPIYSGALAIAGVRSWPLPLLEENAFRPDLESIPDEVWREASFILLSFPGNPISVTVDLAYMERLVELARKWEVLVVHDLAYSEMGFDGYRPISILQVPGARDTAVEFHSFSKSFNMAGCRIGFMTGNAQAVGALRELKSNVDYGVFEPIQEAAVVALEQAMNSGPDQGVAELYERRRNLVVEALHLEGWAVPSPEATMFIWARLPDAYGSRGEAGSSRRFAHDLLLRTGVAVIPGDAFGSQGEGDVRIALVEEEERLLEAARRIGKFLRSGR